The window TAGCACCAACCTGCCAGAGCTCAAAGCTCCACTCATGCTCCCACTGGGGGCGGAACATCTTTGACTGCCCAGAGGAGTGATTATGTCATGGTCGTGGTCTTCAGACAGGAGCGGGTAAAAAAGGGGTCTTAGGGGTTGACAGGTAGGCAGCATCTGGACATCTTCCTAAGGAAAACAGCAGGGAAATGGACACAGTCCTCTCAGAATAAATGTGAACTTCTAACCATTTCACACCCGTTAAAATGGCTATTAACAAAACACAGAAAGTAACAAGTgtcagtgaggatgtggagaaagtggagACCTTGTGGACTGtcggtgaaaatgtaaaatgggtgCAGCTGCGGTGGAAATGGTAAGGTGGTTCCTAAAAAAATGATGGGAATTACCATCTGGCCTAGTAATTGTACTGGGtatatgcaaacaaacaaacaaacaaacaaaaactgaaagcagaatcttgaagagctatctgcacacccatgttcacagcagcataattcacaacagccaaaaggtggagaCGAGCCAAGTGCCCATTGATGGATGAAGgcacaaacaaaatgtggtccacCCACACAATGGAGTATCAgcctaaaaaggaaggaaattctgacccatgctacaatatggatgaaccctgaggcattatgctaagtgaaataagccagtcacgaTGTGACTATAAATACCGCATGATTCCACCTACATGGGTCCCTATAGTAGGCACactcagagacagaaaggagaatggtGGGTGCAGGGCTGGAGAAGGGGAATTCGGAGTTTTTGATGGGGACGGAGTTTTGGtttgggaagaggaaaagaaatctggagatggatggtggtgatggctggaTGACagtgtgaatgtgcttaatgctgtaggctgtacacttaaaaaatggttgagatggtaaattttataatatttataaatattataaatttatttatatatataaatatatataatttataaatattataaattattataaaaaatttataaatattttaccacaataaaaaataaatcaataaatatgcacCTCTAATGCTTCCTTCTGTCACTGACATGGTGCCTCTGGACGACGCCTGCATTCTCTTCCCAACAGGCTTTCTCCCGACTACCCGTACATACCCATAAGAGGAAGCCTCTATCAGGGCAGCCCAGGCCCCCTGCTGCCTTTGACTGCTGGGTGCTAAAGTCCCAGAACAGCaaagccctgcccctgcccagggcATCATGCCCCCCACCGACATCAAACAGAAAGCTCCAAGACAGGGCAGAGCCCTGAAGAGAGGGTCCAGCATGACTCCCATGGGGGGCTGACAAGCAGGAAGTCATCCCCAGTGGGAGGACTCAAATCGCCCACTCTCATGTGGGTTTCCCTAcgcttcctttttctcttttctgtaccttcctgttttctcatttattaagaACATCTCCTATTTCTTGGTCTTGTACATCCCAtgtcttttaaaatcacttattttacttgctttttattcccatttctcaaaattcctgtttctatttttttcttacctcaaaattgtattaacatttttcaattttaattttatatatattttattcattttttgctcTTATTCCACTCTTTTTTTAGCTATTTCTTTTTACTGTGGTATAAAACACAGTCACATAAAAtacaccattttaaccatttttttgtttttgatacggagtctcgttctgtcacccaggctggagtgcagtggcgcgatcttggctcactgcaagctccgcctcccgggttcacgccattctcctgcctcagcctctccgagtcgctgggactacaggcacccgccaccacacccggctaattttttgtatttttagtagagacagggtttcatcgtgttagccaggatggtctcgatctcctgacctcgggatccgcccgcctcggcctcccaaagtgctgggattacaagcgtgagccaccgcgcccggcccattttaaccatttttaagtgtgcagttcagtggcattaggtCCATTCACAACATTGtacaaccattaccaccatccattcccagaactttttcatcccAAACAGGGCTCTGTACCCATGAAAAATCCACTCACTTTTAACTTTCATAATCAAatcctttattccttccttttgtatgtttttgacTTATATTTGTGGGGTGTGTTTTATACTGCCctatcttaaattttatttttcctactttgtattttattttccctgtaaCTGTTTTTCCCCTGCCATTCTTTTAATCcctgttttaattttcaaattttcttctctcctacacatcacacacacacagcacacgcACACTGGCTCAGCCCGAGAATGCTGTCCAGTCAGATGAGCTCCCATCAGCAACCCTTGCCTAGGAAGAAGGCTGCTAATCCCATGCCATCAGGAAGCCCCTGAGGCCAACCAGGCTGCCTCACGCACCTGGAGTAGACCGCTTCTCCACGACAATACCCAAGGATGGCAGCTGTCTCGGGATAGATGGCCTCATATTTCAGGAGATGCCGCTTCAGGGCATACAGAGGGTGGTTCTTATATAAGCCAATGGCAGTGGGCAAAGGCTGGTCCATGTGTTTAGCCTGAAACTGCAAAGGCCAGACAGACAAGGTTGAGCATGTTATTTAGAAGAGGAAATGAAGTTTGAGGGAGATGATCCTTAGACTAACTTGTTCTGACAACAGATGGTGGAGCCAAGGTTTCATGAACACTAATGGTTTTGTAACATCGCATCTGTACCTCCGGCCAGTAAGTCAGTTACAGATCAATCAAAAGCtttaaagaatcaaataaatCTGTGGCTTGTGGCAACTTCAAAAAGTTGTCTAACCTATTTGAATGCTTAGACACCTAACCCAGCCCCAGCAGATGTGTTAAAGGTCTGCAAGGAAGAAAAACACACAGTGCTCTTCAGTAAGAAGGTCTTATTTCAAAGGGACAATCCTCTTCTAGAGCGTGAGCTTACCTGTCTGCTCTCACAGGAAACTGAGAGCAGCGGTTCTCACCCTGCGACTTTTCTCTTCGTCCACTATGACAGTGTTCTCTCTGCCCTTCTCTGAGATTGCTCATTTCTCAGTAGGCAATTCACTGCTGTAAGTCACCCTGTTCACTAGGCTCTCTAAGGCTTGCCCTTGGCATCTCTTCAAAAACCCCAACAGACTAGAAAGGACTGGCAATGTGGAGTTGCTGAGAGTGGGAGAGGACGCTGCACGTTCAGCTTCCACTGCGCTTTAGGTAGGTTAGTTACGATACCATCTGCATACTTTCCACTTAACCTGTCATTACTAAGTAAAATGAACTTAGTAATGCACCCATTTTACTTAGCATTACTAAGTAAAATGCACCCCTGGAGCAAACACTCAATATGGGATGCATTGCACTCCTATAGGAAATGATTAATAAATCTGCAATTTACCTATCCTGAGGGATTGGAAATAAACCTGCGACAAATCTGGGCATGTTCCTGTGTAGAAATGGCAAgctccacccaccaccaccactgccatacACACAGGCGGCTCGGGCACTATTCCTGGTGTCAGTGCTGGTTCTAGGATCAAGTGACATAGCTGTCATGTTCTAGAAGTCTCTGCCTCCCGGTCTGCCTTCTCAATAGACTGAAGATACTGTCTCATTCCGAGACAGTATCATGTCTGTCTCATTCCGAGACCCCTCTTTCCCAGGAGGTGAGTGTTCTATGTATGAGGGGTGTTTGCACGTACATCTTTACATTCACGCatgatgggggaggggggagaatATATCCATGGGTTATTCCTTCTTTCACTCAGTCTGAGTTATATTACttgcataaattattttaaagctccaaaTTTATAACTGGGCAATAACTAAAAGTATACAGGCTCCAAAGCCACAcagacctgggctcaagcaccGCGGCAGTTCATCTTTCAACTCCACAACTTTTTACACTAAAATTAAGGCAGCAACTGCCCCAGCTTTATATGGCTGTGACAATTAAATGAGACAACCCATTAAAAACACCCAACATAGTGCTGGGCATATATAAGGTGCTCAAAAACAGGAATAATTTTAATAACCTGACTGTGTCTTGGAGCCCCTGGCAGCCAAGGCCTTACCTCCaagtcttctttcttctccctgtcCATAAATGGGCTCTGGTATGGTCTCAAGGTCTCGGCCCACCACTCAGCATCAACCCGGCACTTGCGGGTCACTGTCATCCAGACTGGGTCGTACCTCTGTGTGACATCTCGGACCCAGCCGTCACTGTCAATGCCCACCACATAGGTCATGGGCTTGGTGGCGTACTTGTAACAGGTCAGAGGCTGGCCCACCACACCGTGCACACAGTCTACACATACCCACTTTTCCTCCTGCTCACAGAACACCTCTAGCCACTGGTCTATACCAGCTATGcttcttttttctgccttctcacCATCGCTGCACATTTTCTTGCCTCTTTTACTGCTTGAAGAGCTTGAGGATGCCGCTGGCAAGCTTGGGTCCTTACGATGGCTCCCACGATGGGTCCTGGAGGCACTCTTGGACCCAGCCTTTGTCCTCTGAGGAGCGGGGGCTTTCCTCTGCTTTGGAGGGCCAGGTTCGGAATCCTCATCAGAGGGATCAGAGGCTTCTCCACTGGAGAGCTCAAAATCAGAGCCGCTGCCAGCCTCATCACTCCCACTCTCCTCTTTATAAGACACCCTGGAGGCCACCCGCCGCTCCCGGCCATGCGGACGTCGCTGGGTTGCCTTCTCCTGCTTGTCTCCTGGGCCCTCATCTTCCTCGCTGGAGGAGGGCTTGCTCCGTTTCTTTCTGCCTCCCTTGTTCCTCTTCCCTTTGGCACTTGGCCTGCAGGTGCCCTTAGCAAAGGTTTCCTCTTGTTTGGTTCCTTTGCTGGTCTTTGGTTTGGTGTGGTTTTCTAGAACTTGGCTGGAAGTTTCTGAGGAGCCTCCTGGATCCGCAGTCAATCTTTCCTTGGAAGGTTTCTTTCCCTTAAACAGAATaagaaattttgcttttttttctcccccctcTTTTGCTAATGATATGATAGAAATCCTGTAATCTAATAGGGTTAAGTCACCAGCTAGAGAACCAATACATCAAGATGTCCCCAGCTCAGACAGTGATCAACCAGCTATCCTTCAGGGTTGTATGTATGTATTGGCTAAAATCTGTAGCATCTTAGATAAGGCCACAGTATAATTCTTTTCACCCTAACtgtaaagagaaaagaacatgGGATTTGGACAGCCAAACATGGGTCTGAATTCCAGTTCTAACTCTTATTGGTTACGTAAATTaggtaaattacttaacctccgagtttcagtttcctcagcaGTACTACTACCCACCTTGGACATACGCATTTTGCAAACAAATACTTATGGACTTAATACAGCTGTAGTTTTAAGAATACAGATATTATGAAAATCAGCTTCTAGACCATCAGGCTTCAGACAATGCCAATACCCCAATGAGTACAGCATTTAGCTTCTTGAAGCTAACCCAGACCACCTCAAAATCCACAGTGCTTCACTCATCAGCACTCCACGGAGCAAGCAAGGACAGGCACCATTCCACACAATTTACAGAACAGAACAAAAGCAGCACTGGGCCGAGGCCTCTCACAGGCCACTCTGCACACGTGAAGTTCAGGCTGCTAGATACCCACTCACATGCCCAAGTCTTCCCTAACACAGGGTATGTGCAAGGCTCGAAAGAACCCACACTCCGTGAATACCAgctcttaaaaaatataataatgatcaatttttttaagtgtgaCAATTTCCTGTCAATTGCTCCTCTTCTCTGGCAGCCCTGCGCACCTCACCTTTGCTGTTGCTGACTTCAGAGGAATTGGCTGTAGAGACAATACCAGCCGGGTCAAGAGCTGCAGAGCCCGGAGAATCAGTAAGAATATCTATGATGAAAAGGAAGAACATAGTTATCCTAAGAAAGTAATTAAAGATGTAATGAGTTCAATGTTGTTTGTTATGGTGCTTGTTCAAGACAGGGAAAAGCTGGAAACAGCCAGACTGTCTAACAGTAGGCGACGGAAACTCCAGACACTGTTAAAAACGATGATGCAGAAGTTTATCTTCGTAGAAGAACAGGAACATGCTCATCATATATTAAAGGAAAATAgaagttttcctttaaaaagtatgatgtgattacatttttataagaaaaatatgtatatataaatttagacATACACGTATATTTGAAAAAGCATCCATATACTGGGTTATGGGTGTTTACatgctttttttctctgcttaCCTACCTTCTGATTGTTCTGTAGTCAATATGTGTTGCGTTTgtgactaaaataataaaatgaaataccactttGGGAAGAAGAAGTAGAAAGTATCATTATCGTCAGATCACCAGGTCTGTTCCCTGTTTTCCAATTTTCCCCACATTGAATCTTTAACTGAGTCTGCAGCTCTGAAAGCTGTTAACTTGGAAGTCTGGGAGCCCCTCAGGGGACTTAACTCCAATGGCAACAGTGATAATGTACTCGGCCAAGGCCTTCCTACACGGGTCTCCAGGTCCCAGCATCTCTCCTTGATTACTGCCACAGCCTCGGGAGAAAGTCCGGTGTGAGAAGCCATTGTTATGGTGAGAAAAATGATTGCTTTTGCCTTGTTTCTTCTGCGGCTAAAAATTTccaaagtgtcaaggtcatgaaagacaggGAAAGCCCAAAACACTGTCACACACtggaggagactaaggagacatgatgactaaatacAAACTGGTAtcatggaacagaaaaaggatatcAGTGAGAAAACGTGGAAAATCCAAATAATGTCTGTAGTTTAGCTGATGGCATTGTACCAGTATTaatttctcagtttcttcttgTACAGCATGGCACAGGAGCACAGGTCCAGAAGTCTGGATAACTAAGTGTTCACCACTAGCTGAGTGACTTCCCTAAGCCTGGATTTCTGCATCTAGAATAATccctgcctcggcttcctcaCAGGACTCTAAAGAGGATTAGACAAGATAATGCAGGTGACAGGACTCTGGAAACAGTCTAGTGCTACCCAAGCATACACAGTCACCACCTTTAGTAAGAAATCTATCAATGTACAttgctgaggaaaaaaatcaggttACAGAACTGTACGATCCCTACAAATTAGATAACAtagagaaaatggacaaaatcCCAGAAACATACATATATGACCAAACCTGACTCAAGAAGTAAtggaaaatctgaacagatctGTAATAACAGATCGAGTCAGAActcaaaaacctcccaacaaagaaaatgtCTAGGACTAGATGACCTCACTGGTGAATTCTAGCAAATATTTAAAGTGGAATTTACCTCAATCTTTCTCCAACTCTTTCAAACGttagaagaggaaatattttttaacttgttCTATGAGGCAagcattaccctgacaccaaagccagacaaatacatcacaagaaaataaaccaatttatgaatatagatgcaaaaatcctgaataaaatactaaaaaacaaattGAACATATGAAAAGGCTTATACAACATGACCAAGTGGTACttatcctaggaatgcaaggatggttcaacataagaaaatcaatcaattaaatatacattaatagaatgaaggaaagaaaatccaGAGGATCATTTCAACTGACAAAGAAAAACGCACCTGAGACAATCCAACAggctttcatgattaaaaaaaaaaaaaaaaaattcagaacactaggaatagaagggaactgaGTCAACGTGATAACCCAGATCTAGTAtgatacttaatggtgaaagattgaGAGCTTTCCCTCTAAttatcaggaacaaaacaaggatgcctgcTGTCACCACcattattcaacattgtacttgaagtcctagccagagcaattaggcaagaaaaaggcATGCAAACTGGacaggaagaagtaaaatgatctACTCATAGATGGCATGATCCTATAcatagaaaatttcaaagaatgCACAAGAAAGCTAgtagagctaataaatgaattcagcaaagctgCAGGGTACAAgacaacacaaaaaaatcagttgtgtttctatacatttGCAATGAACAAcctaaaagagaaattaagaaaacaatgctATTTCCAAGAGCATCAAgaagaataaagtacctaggaaaaAATTTAACCAAGGTAAAAGgctgtacactgaaaattacaaaatacagctgagaaattaaagacaaaaataaaaggagagacaTCCATGCTTATGGACTGGAAGACCTAATAACCAGATGGCAATGGCACCCAAATTAATCTACAGATCAGTGcagtccctatcaaaattccacagctttttcacagaaatggaaaaacagatcatcaaattcatatggaattgcaagagGCCCCAGATAACCAAAGCACACTGTAAATGAACAGAGTTACACTGAGGC is drawn from Homo sapiens chromosome 3, GRCh38.p14 Primary Assembly and contains these coding sequences:
- the XPC gene encoding DNA repair protein complementing XP-C cells isoform X2, producing MARKRAAGGEPRGRELRSQKSKAKSKARREEEEEDAFEDEKPPKKSLLSKVSQGKRKRGCSHPGGSADGPAKKKVAKVTVKSENLKVIKDEALSDGDDLRDFPSDLKKAHHLKRGATMNEDSNEEEEESENDWEEVEELSEPVLGDVRESTAFSRSLLPVKPVEIEIETPEQAKTRERSEKIKLEFETYLRRAMKRFNKGVHEDTHKVHLLCLLANGFYRNNICSQPDLHAIGLSIIPARFTRVLPRDVDTYYLSNLVKWFIGTFTVNAELSASEQDNLQTTLERRFAIYSARDDEELVHIFLLILRALQLLTRLVLSLQPIPLKSATAKGKKPSKERLTADPGGSSETSSQVLENHTKPKTSKGTKQEETFAKGTCRPSAKGKRNKGGRKKRSKPSSSEEDEGPGDKQEKATQRRPHGRERRVASRVSYKEESGSDEAGSGSDFELSSGEASDPSDEDSEPGPPKQRKAPAPQRTKAGSKSASRTHRGSHRKDPSLPAASSSSSSSKRGKKMCSDGEKAEKRSIAGIDQWLEVFCEQEEKWVCVDCVHGVVGQPLTCYKYATKPMTYVVGIDSDGWVRDVTQRYDPVWMTVTRKCRVDAEWWAETLRPYQSPFMDREKKEDLEFQAKHMDQPLPTAIGLYKNHPLYALKRHLLKYEAIYPETAAILGYCRGEAVYSRKMSRCCLPVNP
- the XPC gene encoding DNA repair protein complementing XP-C cells isoform 3 (isoform 3 is encoded by transcript variant 3); this encodes MKRFNKGVHEDTHKVHLLCLLANGFYRNNICSQPDLHAIGLSIIPARFTRVLPRDVDTYYLSNLVKWFIGTFTVNAELSASEQDNLQTTLERRFAIYSARDDEELVHIFLLILRALQLLTRLVLSLQPIPLKSATAKGKKPSKERLTADPGGSSETSSQVLENHTKPKTSKGTKQEETFAKGTCRPSAKGKRNKGGRKKRSKPSSSEEDEGPGDKQEKATQRRPHGRERRVASRVSYKEESGSDEAGSGSDFELSSGEASDPSDEDSEPGPPKQRKAPAPQRTKAGSKSASRTHRGSHRKDPSLPAASSSSSSSKRGKKMCSDGEKAEKRSIAGIDQWLEVFCEQEEKWVCVDCVHGVVGQPLTCYKYATKPMTYVVGIDSDGWVRDVTQRYDPVWMTVTRKCRVDAEWWAETLRPYQSPFMDREKKEDLEFQAKHMDQPLPTAIGLYKNHPLYALKRHLLKYEAIYPETAAILGYCRGEAVYSRDCVHTLHSRDTWLKKARVVRLGEVPYKMVKGFSNRARKARLAEPQLREENDLGLFGYWQTEEYQPPVAVDGKVPRNEFGNVYLFLPSMMPIGCVQLNLPNLHRVARKLDIDCVQAITGFDFHGGYSHPVTDGYIVCEEFKDVLLTAWENEQAVIERKEKEKKEKRALGNWKLLAKGLLIRERLKRRYGPKSEAAAPHTDAGGGLSSDEEEGTSSQAEAARILAASWPQNREDEEKQKLKGGPKKTKREKKAAASHLFPFEQL